One genomic region from Cellulomonas fengjieae encodes:
- a CDS encoding GntR family transcriptional regulator: MAREPVSQDAPAGSKSQRAYHWIKERIAREELAPGYRLVLGSIADELGMSVVPVREAIRRLEAESLVTFERNVGARVAMIDDSQYRHSMETLAILEGAATALAARHLSVDDVRRARLLNRRLVELLDDFDPRLFTSLNQQFHSALFTSCPNPHLLALVEAEWVRLGHLRDSTFSFVPGRARESVREHESIVDLVEAGAPLADIERAARSHRSATLTAYLSHEHPEAPVDADVTRDREVIR; this comes from the coding sequence ATGGCGCGCGAGCCGGTGAGCCAGGACGCTCCCGCCGGGAGCAAGTCGCAGCGTGCCTACCACTGGATCAAGGAGCGGATCGCCCGTGAGGAGCTCGCGCCGGGGTACCGGCTGGTCCTCGGGTCCATCGCGGACGAGCTCGGGATGAGCGTCGTGCCGGTGCGGGAGGCGATCCGCCGGCTGGAGGCTGAGAGCCTGGTGACCTTCGAGCGGAACGTCGGCGCCCGCGTGGCGATGATCGACGACTCGCAGTACCGCCACAGCATGGAGACGCTGGCCATCCTCGAGGGGGCGGCCACGGCGCTCGCGGCGCGGCACCTGAGCGTGGACGACGTCCGACGAGCCCGCCTGCTCAACCGCCGTCTCGTCGAGTTGCTCGACGACTTCGACCCCCGGCTCTTCACCTCGCTGAACCAGCAGTTCCACTCGGCGCTCTTCACCTCCTGCCCGAACCCGCACCTGCTCGCGCTCGTCGAGGCGGAGTGGGTGCGGCTGGGGCACCTGCGCGACTCGACGTTCAGCTTCGTGCCCGGTCGCGCGCGGGAGTCCGTGCGGGAGCACGAGTCCATCGTCGACCTCGTCGAGGCCGGCGCACCCCTGGCGGACATCGAGCGTGCGGCCCGGTCGCACCGTTCGGCCACGCTCACCGCCTACCTCAGCCACGAGCACCCCGAGGCGCCGGTCGACGCCGACGTGACCAGGGACCGAGAGGTGATCCGATGA
- a CDS encoding lysophospholipid acyltransferase family protein — MSTAVGPSERGPRWARWVGRFLAKGVWDTEVVAAHLVPAEGPVLLAANHTGLVDGPVLLGVSPRPSHMLVKSEMFWGPVGSVLRASGQIAVERDGGRSALTSALAVLKRGGVVGVFPEGNRGKGDAANARAGITWLALNAKAPVVPVAVLGTRRTGESVGHVPGLRRRLAIEFGEPLTIERTPGMSGRGALQEANEAIRVALADLVDRAQARTGIALPTDDPNRERVG; from the coding sequence GTGAGCACGGCCGTCGGCCCGTCGGAGCGGGGTCCGCGCTGGGCGCGCTGGGTCGGGCGCTTCCTGGCGAAGGGCGTGTGGGACACCGAGGTCGTGGCTGCGCACCTGGTGCCGGCCGAGGGACCCGTGCTCCTGGCCGCCAACCACACGGGGCTCGTCGACGGACCCGTGCTGCTCGGGGTCTCACCGCGGCCCTCGCACATGCTCGTGAAGTCGGAGATGTTCTGGGGGCCGGTCGGCTCCGTGCTGCGCGCCTCCGGCCAGATCGCCGTGGAGCGCGACGGCGGTCGCTCCGCGCTCACCAGCGCCCTCGCGGTCCTCAAGCGCGGCGGCGTGGTCGGCGTGTTCCCGGAGGGGAACCGCGGCAAGGGCGACGCGGCGAACGCCCGCGCGGGCATCACGTGGCTGGCGCTGAACGCCAAGGCTCCCGTGGTGCCGGTCGCCGTCCTCGGCACGCGCCGGACGGGGGAGTCCGTGGGCCACGTGCCCGGGCTGCGACGCCGGCTCGCCATCGAGTTCGGTGAGCCGCTGACGATCGAGCGCACACCGGGGATGTCGGGTCGAGGGGCCCTCCAGGAGGCCAACGAGGCCATCCGGGTAGCCCTCGCCGACCTCGTGGACCGGGCGCAGGCGCGGACGGGGATCGCGCTGCCGACGGACGACCCCAACCGCGAGCGGGTCGGCTGA
- a CDS encoding 2-keto-4-pentenoate hydratase produces the protein MVPLLTARHPGMTVEDAYAVQSEWRRRAIAAGRRPVGRKIGLTSKAMQAATGIDEPDYGSIFADMVYEDGSVIEHDRFSSVRIEVELAFRLAEPVEGPDATIIDVLAATEHVVPALEILSSRIALQGRTIVDTISDNAAMGAMVLGGTPVRPDDVDLRWVPALLHRNETIEESGVAGAVLGHPAMGVVWLANKLAQHGDRLEAGELVLAGSFTRPIWVHPGDTVLADYHDLGTITCRFR, from the coding sequence ATGGTGCCGCTGCTCACGGCGCGCCACCCCGGCATGACCGTCGAGGACGCCTACGCCGTGCAGAGCGAGTGGCGCAGGCGCGCCATCGCCGCGGGCAGGCGGCCCGTCGGCCGCAAGATCGGCCTGACCTCCAAGGCCATGCAGGCGGCCACGGGCATCGACGAGCCGGACTACGGGTCGATCTTCGCGGACATGGTCTACGAGGACGGGTCGGTGATCGAGCACGACCGGTTCTCGAGCGTGCGCATCGAGGTCGAGCTCGCGTTCCGGCTGGCCGAGCCGGTCGAGGGACCGGACGCGACGATCATCGACGTGCTGGCCGCCACCGAGCACGTGGTGCCCGCGCTGGAGATCCTGTCCTCACGCATCGCGCTCCAGGGCCGCACGATCGTCGACACCATCAGCGACAACGCCGCGATGGGGGCGATGGTCCTCGGCGGCACCCCCGTCCGGCCCGACGACGTCGACCTGCGCTGGGTCCCCGCACTGCTGCACCGCAACGAGACGATCGAGGAGTCCGGCGTGGCCGGGGCAGTGCTGGGCCACCCCGCCATGGGCGTCGTGTGGCTGGCGAACAAGCTGGCCCAGCACGGCGACCGGCTCGAGGCGGGCGAGCTGGTGCTCGCCGGCTCGTTCACCCGCCCGATCTGGGTGCACCCGGGCGACACCGTGCTCGCCGACTATCACGACCTGGGGACGATCACATGCCGCTTCCGCTGA
- a CDS encoding fumarylacetoacetate hydrolase family protein — translation MTDESTGTDHRFSALPGRPGKIIAVHLSYASRADQRGRRPSDPSYFLKPSSSVAASGGTVERPHGTELLAFEGEVALVIGTTARHVPVEHAWEHVAWVTAANDLGLYDLRANDKGSNVRSKGGDGFTPIGPELLDARAVRPDALRVRAWVNGELRQDDTTAGLLFPLPRLVADLSQHLTLEPGDVILTGTPAGSSVVVPGDVVEVEVDAPDAPGAPTSGRLVTTVTQGEHPFDDALGSLPAVDDVQRAEAWGAPSPRSSVLTPELRAKLLRAPVAALSAQLRKRGLDEVTIDGVLPMHPSATLVGTARTLRFLPGREDLFARHGGGYNAQKRAFDTVEPGEVLVISARGETGSGTLGDILALRAHAQGAAGIVTDGGVRDHDAVAAVGIPVYSAGAHPAVLGRRHVPWDLDVAIACGGTTVEPGDVVVGDRDGVVVIPPALVEEVVDAALAQEEEDGWIAEQVAAGHPIEGLFPMNPQWRSRYDAWRASR, via the coding sequence ATGACCGACGAGAGCACCGGCACCGACCACCGCTTCTCCGCCCTGCCCGGCCGTCCCGGCAAGATCATCGCGGTGCACCTGAGCTACGCCTCCCGCGCCGACCAGCGCGGCCGCCGGCCCTCCGACCCCTCGTACTTCCTCAAGCCGTCGAGCTCAGTGGCAGCGTCCGGCGGCACGGTCGAGCGCCCGCACGGCACCGAGCTGCTGGCCTTCGAGGGCGAGGTCGCGCTGGTCATCGGCACGACCGCCCGGCACGTGCCCGTCGAGCACGCGTGGGAGCACGTCGCCTGGGTCACGGCGGCCAACGACCTCGGGCTGTACGACCTGCGCGCCAACGACAAGGGCTCCAACGTCCGGTCCAAGGGCGGCGACGGGTTCACGCCGATCGGACCCGAGCTGCTCGACGCCCGGGCGGTCCGGCCCGACGCGCTGCGCGTCCGGGCCTGGGTCAACGGCGAGCTCCGCCAGGACGACACCACCGCGGGGCTCCTCTTCCCGCTCCCCCGGCTGGTGGCCGATCTGTCGCAGCACCTCACGCTCGAGCCGGGCGACGTCATCCTCACCGGCACGCCCGCCGGCTCCTCGGTCGTGGTCCCCGGGGACGTCGTCGAGGTCGAGGTCGACGCACCGGACGCGCCGGGGGCGCCGACCTCCGGCCGGCTCGTCACGACCGTCACCCAGGGCGAGCACCCGTTCGACGACGCGCTCGGGTCGCTGCCCGCCGTCGACGACGTCCAGCGTGCCGAGGCGTGGGGGGCACCGTCCCCGCGGTCGTCCGTCCTCACCCCGGAGCTGCGCGCGAAGCTGCTCCGTGCACCGGTCGCCGCGCTCAGCGCCCAGCTGCGCAAGCGGGGTCTCGACGAGGTGACGATCGACGGCGTCCTGCCGATGCACCCGTCCGCCACGCTGGTCGGCACCGCGCGCACCCTGCGGTTCCTGCCGGGACGCGAGGACCTGTTCGCCCGGCACGGCGGCGGCTACAACGCGCAGAAGCGCGCCTTCGACACCGTGGAGCCCGGCGAGGTGCTCGTCATCAGCGCGCGCGGCGAGACCGGGTCGGGGACGCTCGGTGACATCCTCGCCCTGCGCGCGCACGCGCAGGGCGCCGCCGGCATCGTCACGGACGGCGGTGTCCGTGACCACGACGCCGTGGCCGCGGTCGGCATCCCGGTGTACTCGGCCGGGGCCCATCCGGCCGTCCTCGGCCGGCGCCACGTGCCGTGGGACCTCGACGTCGCGATCGCGTGCGGCGGGACGACCGTCGAGCCCGGCGACGTCGTCGTCGGTGACCGCGACGGCGTCGTCGTCATCCCCCCGGCCCTCGTCGAGGAGGTGGTCGACGCCGCCCTGGCCCAGGAGGAGGAGGACGGCTGGATCGCCGAGCAGGTGGCGGCCGGACACCCGATCGAGGGTCTCTTCCCGATGAACCCGCAGTGGAGGTCGAGGTACGACGCATGGCGCGCGAGCCGGTGA
- a CDS encoding helix-turn-helix transcriptional regulator, with the protein MNTNESPTSASTQSTATADGLEPLLSIETLAEYVGVPVVTIYRWRTEGKGPCAVRIGRHLRFALSDVRAWLETVHESQPGIAPRIR; encoded by the coding sequence ATGAACACGAACGAGTCACCCACAAGCGCCTCGACACAATCGACGGCGACGGCCGACGGCCTCGAGCCGCTGCTCAGCATCGAAACACTGGCGGAGTACGTCGGTGTACCGGTCGTGACCATCTACCGATGGCGGACCGAGGGCAAGGGACCGTGCGCCGTACGGATCGGCCGCCACCTCAGGTTCGCCCTCTCGGACGTTCGAGCGTGGCTGGAGACGGTCCACGAGAGCCAGCCGGGTATTGCGCCGCGCATTCGATGA
- a CDS encoding BTAD domain-containing putative transcriptional regulator, giving the protein MEFTGCGAATGCGAVAWLLFGVSVVVELDAGADLDDVLWNGTRINAGTRNAFIYRTRRHVGAQVLPVADKDGRYRLGDGATTDWHKFRRVLENEHPSDGGSEIDRLSDALDLVRDRPFRGISGAEYAWADYDIQRMTGAIAEAAAILARFQRDSGSEREALDTALHGMQVAPYSESLQGMALEAALATGGPEEAVRLRARFSALLGDLDPELAG; this is encoded by the coding sequence TTGGAATTCACTGGTTGCGGCGCGGCGACGGGCTGTGGTGCCGTCGCCTGGCTGCTGTTCGGCGTCAGCGTCGTCGTGGAGCTGGACGCCGGCGCCGACCTAGACGACGTCCTATGGAATGGAACCCGCATCAACGCCGGTACCCGCAACGCATTCATCTACAGGACCCGCCGCCACGTCGGAGCGCAGGTCCTGCCGGTCGCTGACAAGGATGGCCGCTACCGTCTCGGCGACGGGGCCACCACCGATTGGCACAAGTTCCGACGGGTGCTTGAGAACGAGCATCCGAGCGACGGAGGCTCGGAGATCGATCGATTGAGCGATGCCCTGGACCTCGTTCGTGACCGACCCTTCCGCGGCATCAGTGGCGCCGAGTACGCATGGGCGGACTACGACATTCAGCGGATGACCGGAGCGATCGCTGAAGCCGCCGCCATACTGGCGCGCTTCCAGCGCGACTCGGGCAGTGAGCGCGAGGCTCTGGACACCGCGCTCCACGGCATGCAGGTGGCGCCCTACTCCGAGTCACTTCAAGGCATGGCCCTCGAAGCAGCCCTGGCGACCGGCGGTCCCGAGGAAGCAGTTCGACTCCGAGCACGGTTCTCCGCCCTGCTCGGCGACCTTGATCCAGAACTTGCTGGCTAG
- the hpaE gene encoding 5-carboxymethyl-2-hydroxymuconate semialdehyde dehydrogenase: MTPHHVPADLPERIQHYIGGAHVDSMDGSTFEVLGPVSNETYLRAAAGKAADIDRAVIAARRAFDDGPWPRMLPRERSRILHRVADLVESRDARLAELESFDSGLPITQALGQARRAAENFRFFADLVVAQTDDAFKVPGRQINYVNRKPIGVAGLITPWNTPFMLESWKLGPALATGNTVVLKPAEFTPLSASLWAGIFEEAGLPEGVFNLVHGIGEEAGDALVRHPDVPLISFTGESRTGQLIFANAAPHLKGLSMELGGKSPAVVFADADLEAAIDATIFGVFSLNGERCTAGSRILVQREIYDEFVERYAAQATRVVVGPPHDPATEVGALVHPEHYAKVMEYIELGRTEGRLVAGGGRPEGFPAGNYVAPTVFADVAPDARVFQEEIFGPVVVITPFDSDEEALALANGVRYGLAAYVWTNDLRRAHTFAQALETGMVWLNSNNVRDLRTPFGGVKASGLGHEGGYRSIDFYTHQQAVHVTLGGAHNPTFGKGL; encoded by the coding sequence ATGACCCCGCACCATGTCCCGGCGGACCTGCCCGAGCGCATCCAGCACTACATCGGCGGCGCGCACGTCGACTCGATGGACGGGTCGACGTTCGAGGTCCTGGGTCCCGTCTCCAACGAGACGTACCTGCGCGCTGCCGCGGGCAAAGCGGCGGACATCGATCGGGCCGTCATCGCGGCGCGGCGGGCGTTCGACGACGGTCCCTGGCCCCGGATGCTGCCGCGTGAACGCTCGCGGATCCTGCACCGTGTCGCCGACCTCGTCGAGTCGCGCGACGCCCGCCTCGCCGAGCTCGAGAGCTTCGACTCCGGGCTGCCGATCACCCAGGCACTCGGGCAGGCGCGCCGAGCGGCCGAGAACTTCCGGTTCTTCGCCGACCTCGTCGTCGCCCAGACCGACGACGCCTTCAAGGTGCCGGGCCGGCAGATCAACTACGTCAACCGCAAGCCGATCGGCGTGGCGGGGCTCATCACGCCGTGGAACACCCCCTTCATGCTCGAGTCCTGGAAGCTCGGACCCGCGCTGGCCACCGGCAACACGGTCGTGCTCAAGCCGGCGGAGTTCACACCGCTCTCGGCGTCCCTGTGGGCGGGGATCTTCGAGGAGGCCGGGCTGCCCGAGGGCGTCTTCAACCTCGTGCACGGGATCGGTGAGGAGGCGGGCGACGCGCTCGTGCGGCACCCGGACGTCCCGCTGATCTCGTTCACCGGTGAGAGCCGGACCGGGCAGCTCATCTTCGCCAACGCGGCCCCGCACCTGAAGGGCCTGTCGATGGAGCTCGGCGGCAAGTCCCCCGCCGTCGTGTTCGCCGACGCGGACCTCGAGGCGGCGATCGACGCCACGATCTTCGGGGTGTTCTCGCTCAACGGCGAACGGTGCACGGCGGGCAGCCGGATCCTCGTGCAGCGCGAGATCTACGACGAGTTCGTCGAGCGCTATGCCGCCCAGGCCACCCGTGTCGTCGTCGGTCCCCCGCACGACCCGGCGACCGAGGTCGGCGCCCTCGTGCACCCGGAGCACTACGCCAAGGTCATGGAGTACATCGAGCTCGGCCGGACCGAGGGGCGCCTCGTCGCGGGAGGCGGGCGCCCGGAGGGCTTCCCCGCCGGCAACTACGTGGCTCCCACCGTCTTCGCCGACGTCGCCCCGGACGCCCGCGTGTTCCAGGAGGAGATCTTCGGCCCGGTGGTCGTCATCACGCCGTTCGACTCCGACGAGGAGGCGCTCGCGCTCGCCAACGGCGTGCGCTACGGGCTCGCGGCCTACGTATGGACGAACGACCTGCGGCGGGCGCACACCTTCGCCCAGGCGCTCGAGACGGGCATGGTCTGGCTCAACAGCAACAACGTCCGGGACCTGCGCACCCCGTTCGGGGGCGTCAAGGCCTCCGGGCTCGGGCACGAGGGCGGGTACCGCTCGATCGACTTCTACACGCACCAGCAGGCGGTGCACGTCACGCTCGGCGGCGCGCACAACCCGACCTTCGGCAAAGGACTCTGA
- the der gene encoding ribosome biogenesis GTPase Der, translating to MTEPEPTFALPDEAGDADRERALRAGLTDYELEDEDLALLHAGDVGEIGEEPVVVFPVLAVVGRPNVGKSTLVNRILGRREAVVEDKPGVTRDRVSYPAEWSGKRFTLVDTGGWEVDVAGIEARVAQQAEVAISLADAVIFVVDATVGVTETDTQVVRLLRKAGKPVVLCANKVDGPAGEADAANLWSLGLGEPFPVSALHGRGTGDLLDAAIAALPEVSAHGKPIPDGPRRVALVGRPNVGKSSLLNKVLGAERVVVDEVAGTTRDPVDELVALKGKPWVFVDTAGIRRRVHQTSGADFYASLRTQAAIEKAEVAVVLVDASVKLTEQDTRVITQVIEAGRALVIAYNKWDLMDEDRRPFLEREIEQDLVQVQWAPRVNISAKTGWHTDRLVPALERALESWDMRISTGRLNAFLGELVAAHPHPLRGGKQPRILFATQASTRPPRFVIFATGFLDPGYRRYIERRLRETFGFEGTPISISVRVREKRKR from the coding sequence ATGACTGAGCCCGAGCCCACCTTTGCGCTGCCCGACGAGGCCGGCGACGCCGACCGCGAGCGCGCGCTGCGCGCCGGGCTCACCGACTACGAGCTCGAGGACGAGGACCTCGCTCTCCTGCACGCCGGGGACGTCGGCGAGATCGGCGAGGAGCCGGTCGTCGTCTTCCCGGTGCTCGCGGTCGTCGGACGGCCCAACGTCGGCAAGTCGACGCTCGTCAACCGTATCCTCGGGCGCCGCGAGGCCGTCGTCGAGGACAAGCCGGGCGTCACGCGCGACCGCGTGAGCTACCCGGCCGAGTGGTCGGGCAAGCGGTTCACGCTGGTCGACACCGGTGGCTGGGAGGTCGACGTCGCCGGGATCGAGGCGCGCGTGGCCCAGCAGGCCGAGGTCGCGATCTCGCTCGCCGACGCCGTGATCTTCGTCGTCGACGCGACCGTCGGAGTCACCGAGACCGACACCCAGGTGGTCCGGCTCCTGCGCAAGGCCGGCAAGCCCGTGGTGCTGTGCGCCAACAAGGTGGACGGACCCGCCGGCGAGGCGGACGCCGCCAACCTGTGGTCGCTCGGGCTCGGCGAGCCGTTCCCCGTCTCCGCTCTGCACGGGCGGGGCACGGGCGACCTGCTCGACGCCGCGATCGCGGCCCTGCCCGAGGTCTCGGCGCACGGCAAGCCCATCCCCGACGGCCCTCGCCGTGTGGCGCTGGTCGGCCGCCCGAACGTCGGCAAGTCCTCGCTGCTGAACAAGGTCCTCGGCGCCGAGCGCGTCGTGGTCGACGAGGTCGCCGGCACCACCCGTGACCCGGTCGACGAGCTCGTCGCCCTCAAGGGCAAGCCGTGGGTGTTCGTCGACACCGCAGGGATCCGCCGCCGGGTGCACCAGACGTCCGGCGCCGACTTCTACGCCTCGCTGCGCACGCAGGCCGCGATCGAGAAGGCGGAGGTGGCGGTCGTGCTGGTCGACGCCTCGGTGAAGCTCACGGAGCAGGACACCCGCGTGATCACCCAGGTCATCGAGGCCGGTCGCGCGCTCGTCATCGCGTACAACAAGTGGGACCTCATGGACGAGGACCGCCGCCCGTTCCTCGAACGCGAGATCGAGCAGGACCTGGTCCAGGTGCAGTGGGCGCCGCGGGTCAACATCTCCGCCAAGACCGGCTGGCACACGGACCGGCTGGTGCCCGCGCTCGAGCGCGCGCTGGAGTCGTGGGACATGCGCATCTCGACCGGGCGCCTCAACGCGTTCCTGGGCGAGCTCGTCGCGGCCCACCCGCACCCGCTGCGCGGCGGCAAGCAGCCCCGCATCCTGTTCGCGACGCAGGCGTCCACCCGCCCGCCGCGCTTCGTCATCTTCGCCACCGGCTTCCTCGACCCCGGCTACCGCCGGTACATCGAGCGTCGCCTGCGCGAGACGTTCGGCTTCGAGGGCACGCCGATCTCCATCTCCGTCCGGGTCCGGGAGAAGCGCAAGCGGTGA
- a CDS encoding HpcH/HpaI aldolase family protein: protein MPLPLTPTFRDALARADRPLTGMWVCTGSPLVAEICAGSGLDWLLVDMEHSPNGLESVLAQLQAIAAYPVTPVVRVPTGDVVTIKQVLDLGAQNLLVPMVSSAQQAQAVVEAVRYPPRGRRGVGSALARSARWNRVEGYLQDADRHVSLVVQIETAEGVEAAADIAAIDGVDGVFVGPSDLAASMRLLGRQDHPDVVAAVHRTFEAVRAAGKPVGVNAFDPALARGYVGAGATFVLVGADVTLLARGSEALAEQFGSAAAEGTSS from the coding sequence ATGCCGCTTCCGCTGACACCGACGTTCCGCGACGCCCTCGCGCGAGCGGACCGCCCGCTGACCGGCATGTGGGTGTGCACCGGCAGCCCGCTCGTCGCGGAGATCTGCGCGGGCTCCGGGCTCGACTGGCTGCTGGTCGACATGGAGCACTCCCCCAACGGCCTGGAGTCGGTGCTGGCCCAGCTGCAGGCGATCGCCGCGTACCCCGTCACCCCGGTCGTGCGGGTACCGACCGGTGACGTCGTCACGATCAAGCAGGTCCTGGACCTCGGGGCGCAGAACCTCCTCGTGCCCATGGTGTCGTCGGCACAGCAGGCGCAGGCGGTCGTCGAGGCCGTCCGCTACCCACCGCGTGGGCGCCGGGGCGTCGGGTCCGCGCTGGCCCGCTCGGCCCGGTGGAACCGCGTCGAGGGGTACCTCCAGGATGCTGACCGGCACGTGTCTCTGGTGGTGCAGATCGAGACCGCCGAGGGCGTCGAGGCCGCGGCCGACATCGCGGCGATCGACGGCGTCGACGGCGTCTTCGTCGGGCCGTCCGACCTCGCCGCCTCGATGAGGCTGCTCGGCCGGCAGGACCATCCGGACGTCGTCGCCGCCGTGCACCGCACGTTCGAGGCCGTGCGCGCGGCCGGCAAGCCCGTCGGTGTCAACGCGTTCGACCCTGCCCTGGCCCGCGGCTACGTCGGTGCCGGCGCCACCTTCGTGCTCGTCGGGGCCGACGTGACTCTCCTCGCGCGCGGGTCCGAGGCGCTCGCTGAGCAGTTCGGGTCCGCAGCCGCGGAGGGCACAAGCTCCTGA
- a CDS encoding class I SAM-dependent methyltransferase: MDRDRDWEWDPTLFAGTAAHYSVGRMAYPPALADALRDALSLDGTGRLLDVGCGPGSLTLLLAPLYAAAVGVDPDPDMLVEARRAAGSLPVQWRRLRAEELPADLGRFRTVVFAQSFHWMDQPLVAERVRAMLDADGAWVHVSATTHRGVGIDDATLPHPQPPWEHIDQLVQDYLGPVRRAGRGSLPHGTRGGEDDVMRAAGYRGPQRLVVPRGEVLERTTDDVVAAVLSLSSSAAHLFADRFDDFVHDLRLLLGAGPFSERARDVAVAIWRP, encoded by the coding sequence ATGGACCGGGACCGGGACTGGGAGTGGGACCCGACCCTGTTCGCCGGGACGGCGGCGCACTACTCCGTCGGCCGGATGGCGTACCCGCCCGCACTGGCCGACGCCCTGCGTGACGCGCTGAGCCTCGACGGGACGGGCCGCCTGCTGGACGTCGGCTGCGGCCCCGGCTCGCTCACCCTGCTGCTCGCACCCCTGTACGCCGCGGCGGTCGGGGTGGACCCGGACCCGGACATGCTCGTCGAGGCCCGCCGCGCAGCGGGGTCGCTCCCCGTGCAGTGGCGCCGGCTGCGCGCCGAGGAGCTGCCCGCGGACCTGGGCAGGTTCCGGACGGTCGTGTTCGCGCAGTCCTTCCACTGGATGGACCAGCCGCTGGTCGCCGAGCGCGTGCGGGCGATGCTCGACGCGGACGGCGCGTGGGTGCACGTCTCGGCGACGACCCATCGCGGGGTCGGGATCGACGACGCGACGCTCCCGCACCCGCAGCCGCCCTGGGAGCACATCGACCAGCTGGTGCAGGACTACCTGGGGCCGGTCCGACGAGCCGGGCGCGGGTCGCTTCCCCACGGCACGCGCGGCGGCGAGGACGACGTGATGCGCGCCGCCGGCTACCGCGGGCCGCAGCGGCTCGTCGTCCCGCGCGGCGAGGTGCTCGAGCGCACCACGGACGACGTCGTCGCCGCCGTCCTGTCCCTGTCCAGCTCGGCCGCGCACCTGTTCGCCGACCGGTTCGACGACTTCGTGCACGACCTGCGCCTGCTGCTCGGTGCCGGCCCGTTCAGCGAGCGGGCGCGCGATGTGGCGGTGGCGATCTGGCGGCCGTGA
- the hpaD gene encoding 3,4-dihydroxyphenylacetate 2,3-dioxygenase, whose protein sequence is MRAADAIPTPACPPPDILRAASMELVVTDLPAARSFYVDVLGLVVTEEDETGVYLRSFEEFIHHNLVLRAGPVAAVAALSYRVRAPEDLDKAVAFYRELGCRVERRADGFTTGVGDSVRVQDPHGFPYEFFHDVQHVERLAWRYDLYTPGVLVRLDHFNQVTPDVPRAVRHLEDLGFRVTEDIQDEAGTTYAAWMRRKPTVHDTAMTGGNGPRLHHVAFATHEKHNILAICDKLGALRMSDRIERGPGRHGVSNAFYLYLRDPDGHRIEIYTQDYYTGDPDNPVVTWDVHDNQRRDWWGNPVVPSWYTEASLVLDLDGVPQPVVARTDSSEMEVTIGADGFSYTRKGDGPEELPSWKQGEYKLGHQL, encoded by the coding sequence ATCCGGGCGGCGGACGCCATCCCGACGCCGGCCTGCCCGCCGCCCGACATCCTGCGCGCCGCCTCCATGGAGCTCGTCGTCACCGACCTCCCGGCGGCCCGGAGCTTCTACGTCGACGTGCTCGGCCTCGTGGTGACCGAGGAGGACGAGACAGGCGTCTACCTGCGCAGCTTCGAGGAGTTCATCCACCACAACCTCGTGCTGCGTGCGGGGCCGGTGGCCGCGGTCGCCGCGCTGTCCTACCGGGTTCGCGCGCCCGAGGACCTCGACAAGGCGGTCGCGTTCTACCGCGAGCTGGGATGCCGGGTCGAGCGCCGGGCCGACGGCTTCACCACAGGGGTCGGCGACTCCGTGCGCGTGCAGGACCCGCACGGTTTCCCGTACGAGTTCTTCCACGACGTCCAGCACGTCGAGCGGCTCGCCTGGCGCTACGACCTGTACACCCCGGGCGTGCTCGTGCGCCTGGACCACTTCAACCAGGTCACGCCCGACGTGCCGCGCGCGGTGAGGCACCTGGAGGACCTCGGGTTCCGCGTGACCGAGGACATCCAGGACGAGGCGGGCACCACCTACGCCGCGTGGATGCGCCGCAAGCCCACCGTCCACGACACCGCGATGACGGGCGGGAACGGACCGCGCCTGCACCACGTCGCGTTCGCGACCCACGAGAAGCACAACATCCTGGCCATCTGCGACAAGCTCGGCGCGCTGCGGATGTCGGACCGGATCGAGCGCGGCCCCGGCCGGCACGGGGTGTCGAACGCGTTCTACCTGTACCTGCGCGACCCCGACGGGCACCGCATCGAGATCTACACGCAGGACTACTACACCGGGGACCCGGACAACCCGGTGGTCACCTGGGACGTGCACGACAACCAGCGCCGCGACTGGTGGGGCAACCCGGTGGTCCCCTCCTGGTACACCGAGGCGTCGCTCGTCCTCGACCTCGATGGCGTCCCGCAGCCGGTCGTCGCACGCACGGACAGCAGCGAGATGGAGGTCACCATCGGCGCCGACGGGTTCTCCTACACGCGCAAGGGCGACGGGCCCGAGGAGCTGCCGAGCTGGAAGCAGGGCGAGTACAAGCTGGGGCACCAGCTGTGA
- a CDS encoding DUF389 domain-containing protein has translation MIIAPLSTPIMGLALGLAKCPYRATLYSAGVVLLGVTLVVAVGPVFSIVVPTSFGLLSNEQIASRVEGGANGSSPTCAFAFRRRRVWPWRSSLRLRVSELHG, from the coding sequence ATGATCATCGCCCCGCTGTCGACCCCGATCATGGGCCTGGCGCTCGGTCTGGCCAAGTGTCCGTATCGCGCGACGCTGTACTCCGCCGGGGTCGTGCTCCTCGGTGTCACTCTCGTCGTGGCGGTCGGTCCGGTGTTCTCGATCGTCGTGCCGACGTCGTTCGGCCTGCTGTCGAACGAGCAGATCGCGAGCCGCGTCGAGGGTGGAGCGAACGGCTCGTCGCCGACGTGTGCGTTCGCATTTCGCCGCAGGAGAGTCTGGCCGTGGCGCAGCTCGCTCCGCCTGCGTGTGAGTGAGCTACACGGTTGA